In a genomic window of Streptomyces sp. NBC_01231:
- a CDS encoding DUF397 domain-containing protein encodes MVSSEHTVSDSSAFTGWFKSSYSGGGQGECLEVARGHARVPVRDSKVVSGPALVFAADEWAAFVGAVRDGRVRA; translated from the coding sequence ATGGTCAGCAGTGAGCACACCGTCTCCGACTCGTCCGCCTTCACCGGGTGGTTCAAGTCCAGCTACAGCGGCGGCGGACAAGGCGAGTGCCTCGAAGTCGCCCGTGGCCACGCCCGCGTGCCCGTTCGTGACAGCAAGGTCGTCAGTGGTCCGGCGTTGGTGTTCGCCGCGGACGAGTGGGCCGCGTTCGTCGGGGCGGTGCGGGACGGTCGTGTCAGGGCTTGA
- a CDS encoding helix-turn-helix transcriptional regulator: MAKPRTPRTQREKYGEELRLRRTAAELTQEELGNQVVCSPTLISHFEAGRRLPKPDDAHRIDQVLGTDGFFVRWLEDLEAKYADHFAVVAELEQQATLIQQFALSLVPGVFQTDGYARALFRAYQPNHTAEELDEAVVIRTKRARILDGPLKPVVWTLLDEAVLRRRVGGPHVMAEQLHKIADMAEAGRMRLHVLPYGVGAHALMESLLTLMGFEDSAPVAYVEGLLTGHLMDDPALVTASQTAYALALSDALSQQESLALVRAAAEEHAHGQQ, from the coding sequence ATGGCGAAGCCTCGAACGCCGCGGACACAGCGGGAGAAGTACGGGGAGGAACTGAGGCTGCGGCGGACGGCCGCCGAGCTCACCCAGGAGGAACTGGGCAACCAGGTCGTGTGCTCGCCGACGCTGATCAGCCACTTCGAGGCGGGCAGGCGACTGCCGAAGCCCGATGACGCGCACAGGATCGACCAGGTGCTCGGTACCGACGGGTTCTTCGTCCGCTGGCTGGAGGACCTGGAGGCGAAGTACGCCGACCACTTCGCGGTCGTGGCGGAACTGGAGCAACAGGCCACGCTGATCCAGCAGTTCGCCCTCTCGCTGGTTCCCGGTGTGTTCCAGACCGACGGCTACGCGCGTGCCCTGTTCCGCGCGTACCAGCCGAACCACACGGCGGAGGAACTTGACGAAGCCGTTGTCATTCGAACAAAGCGTGCCCGGATTCTCGACGGGCCGTTGAAGCCGGTCGTTTGGACATTGCTCGACGAGGCCGTACTGCGGCGCCGCGTCGGCGGCCCGCACGTCATGGCCGAACAACTGCACAAGATCGCGGACATGGCCGAGGCCGGGCGCATGCGACTGCATGTCCTGCCGTACGGCGTCGGGGCGCACGCTCTCATGGAGAGTCTGCTCACTCTCATGGGCTTTGAGGACTCCGCGCCGGTGGCCTACGTCGAGGGCCTTCTCACCGGCCACTTGATGGACGATCCGGCGCTGGTGACCGCCAGTCAGACCGCATACGCTCTAGCGCTGAGCGACGCGTTGTCGCAACAGGAGTCACTGGCCCTTGTCAGAGCCGCAGCGGAGGAACACGCCCATGGTCAGCAGTGA
- a CDS encoding recombinase family protein, with the protein MNRSHGYPPGEPAAIYCRISHARDEDQTGVARQECICREIAERLQLRVEPTHVYVDSNRSAWQRNRKRPGWEEML; encoded by the coding sequence GTGAACCGAAGCCACGGCTATCCCCCGGGCGAGCCCGCGGCGATCTACTGCCGGATCTCCCACGCCAGGGACGAGGATCAGACCGGCGTCGCCCGTCAGGAATGCATCTGCCGGGAGATCGCCGAACGGCTTCAGCTCCGTGTCGAGCCGACTCACGTCTACGTGGACAGCAACCGTTCGGCGTGGCAGCGCAACCGTAAGCGGCCTGGTTGGGAAGAGATGTTGTAG